A stretch of Limanda limanda chromosome 7, fLimLim1.1, whole genome shotgun sequence DNA encodes these proteins:
- the LOC133004991 gene encoding tumor necrosis factor receptor superfamily member 14-like gives MNLRSKHLEAASLLIVLVKVFRVNMWTCHPTEYQMGNECCPLCPSGTHVKTHCTEFRSTSCMPCVNDTYMNLPTGLNKCFPCTTCGSDSGLKTNTLCTAATDSVCEPLQGFYCIDRIGNHCAAAKKQCQPGQYIKHRRTPLTDALTAVTEHFLMGRLRLVDHTHNVNHKTFS, from the exons ATGAATCTGAGAAGTAAACATTTGGAGGCTGCATCTTTGTTG ATAGTTTTGGTCAAAGTCTTCCGTGTGAATATGTGGACTTGTCATCCAACTGAGTATCAGATGGGGAATGAATGCTGTCCTCTTTGTCCATCTG GAACTCATGTTAAAACACACTGCACAGAGTTCAGGAGCACTTCCTGTATGCCCTGTGTGAATGACACCTACATGAATCTTCCCACTGGACTTAACAAGTGTTTCCCCTGCACGACCTGTGGTTCAG ATTCTGGTCTGAAGACAAACACTTTGTGCACAGCAGCAACGGATTCAGTTTGTGAACCTCTGCAAGGATTCTACTGTATAGACCGCATAGGGAACCACTGTGCAGCTGCAAAGAAACAATGTCAACCAGGGCAGTACATCAAACATAGAC GAACCCCCCTCACAGATGCTCTGACTGCAGTGACGGAACATTTTCTGATGGGACGCTTACGTCTTGtcgaccacacacaca ATGTGAATCACAAAACCTTCAGCTGA